A single window of Streptomyces aquilus DNA harbors:
- a CDS encoding GntR family transcriptional regulator, with the protein MTLDLSVDRSSPVPLYFQLSQQLEAAIEHGTLTPGSLLGNEIELAARLGLSRPTVRQAIQSLVDKGLLVRRRGVGTQVVHSQVKRPLELSSLYDDLETAGQRPATKVIVNTVVPASAEVAAALGVAEDSDVHRVERLRLAHGEPMAYLCNFIPPGLLDLDTAQLESTGLYRLMRSAGITLHSARQSIGARAATAAEAERLAEEEGAPLLTMQRVTFDDTGRAVEFGTHTYRPTRYSFEFQLLVRP; encoded by the coding sequence GTGACACTCGACCTCAGTGTGGACCGGAGCAGCCCGGTGCCGTTGTACTTCCAGCTGTCCCAGCAGCTGGAGGCCGCGATCGAGCACGGAACGCTCACCCCGGGCAGCCTGCTGGGCAACGAGATCGAGCTCGCCGCGCGCCTCGGCCTGTCCCGGCCGACCGTCCGCCAGGCCATCCAGTCGCTCGTCGACAAGGGCCTGCTCGTACGCCGCCGCGGCGTCGGCACGCAGGTCGTGCACAGCCAGGTCAAGCGCCCGCTGGAACTCAGCAGCCTCTACGACGACCTGGAGACGGCCGGCCAGCGCCCGGCGACCAAGGTCATCGTCAACACCGTCGTCCCGGCCTCCGCCGAGGTCGCCGCCGCGCTCGGCGTGGCCGAGGACAGTGACGTGCATCGCGTCGAGCGGCTGCGCCTCGCGCACGGCGAGCCGATGGCCTACCTGTGCAACTTCATCCCGCCGGGCCTGCTCGACCTGGACACCGCCCAGCTGGAGTCCACCGGCCTGTACCGGCTGATGCGCTCCGCCGGGATCACCCTGCACAGCGCCCGCCAGTCCATCGGCGCCCGCGCCGCCACCGCCGCCGAGGCCGAGCGGCTCGCCGAGGAGGAGGGCGCCCCGCTGCTCACCATGCAGCGGGTGACCTTCGACGACACCGGCCGCGCGGTCGAGTTCGGCACGCACACCTACCGGCCGACCCGCTATTCGTTCGAGTTCCAGCTGCTCGTGCGGCCGTAG
- a CDS encoding sugar kinase has product MTASLPRQAAHSPDEPPRPTEDRRHRNRRRALTLLIIVLLIGVPAGYLVISANQSRNSGKDKEEKYSATGLSAGYPSKVQRRLYQVPVPHPADQIAYYETNNWRTSRLYVQFRTSNAGLDTFLAGVGVGRDDLEKGDITISARDQKITGWTFTGPGPWAGLVHKQKNPAPTQDIVVNTADPANPMVYVVSRTVP; this is encoded by the coding sequence GTGACGGCCTCGCTGCCCCGCCAGGCCGCCCACTCCCCGGACGAGCCGCCCCGACCGACCGAGGACCGCCGCCACCGCAACCGCCGCCGGGCACTCACGCTGCTCATCATCGTGCTGCTCATCGGCGTCCCGGCCGGCTATCTGGTGATCTCCGCCAACCAGAGCCGCAACAGCGGCAAGGACAAGGAGGAGAAGTACTCGGCGACCGGCCTCAGCGCCGGGTACCCGTCGAAGGTCCAGCGCCGGCTGTACCAGGTGCCGGTCCCGCACCCCGCGGACCAGATCGCCTACTACGAGACCAACAACTGGCGGACCAGCCGCCTCTACGTCCAGTTCCGCACCTCCAACGCGGGCCTGGACACCTTCCTCGCGGGCGTCGGCGTCGGCCGTGACGATCTCGAGAAGGGCGACATCACCATCAGCGCCCGCGACCAGAAGATCACCGGCTGGACCTTCACCGGCCCCGGCCCCTGGGCGGGCCTGGTCCACAAGCAGAAGAACCCGGCGCCGACCCAGGACATCGTCGTGAACACCGCGGACCCGGCCAACCCGATGGTGTACGTCGTCTCGCGCACGGTCCCGTAG
- a CDS encoding ROK family glucokinase, with product MSTYGNFSAPIGSRRAPALRTVGTRERRSHLTAPRVPTVGIDIGGTKVMAGVVDADGNILEKLRTETPDKSKSPKVVEDTIVELVLDLSDRHDVHAVGIGAAGWVDADRNRILFAPHLSWRNEPLRDRLAGRLAVPVLVDNDANSAAWAEWRFGAGRGEDHLVMITLGTGIGGAILEDGQVKRGKYGVAGEFGHMQVVPGGHRCPCGNRGCWEQYSSGNALVREAKELAAADSPVAYGIIEHVKGQIGDITGPMITELAREGDAMCIELLQDIGQWLGVGIANLAAALDPSCFVIGGGVSAADELLIGPARDAFKRQLTGRGYRPEARIVRAQLGPEAGMVGAADLARLVARRFRRANRRRVERYERYAKYTEARRTTRESL from the coding sequence ATGAGCACCTACGGCAACTTCAGCGCCCCGATCGGCTCCCGCCGCGCCCCGGCCCTGCGCACGGTCGGCACCCGCGAGCGCCGCTCCCACCTCACCGCGCCCCGCGTGCCCACCGTGGGCATCGACATCGGCGGGACCAAGGTGATGGCCGGAGTCGTCGACGCCGACGGCAACATCCTGGAGAAGCTCCGGACCGAGACGCCGGACAAGTCCAAGAGCCCGAAGGTCGTCGAGGACACCATCGTCGAGCTGGTCCTGGACCTCTCCGACCGGCACGACGTGCACGCGGTCGGCATCGGCGCGGCCGGCTGGGTCGACGCCGACCGCAACCGCATCCTGTTCGCCCCCCACCTGTCCTGGCGCAACGAGCCGCTGCGCGACCGCCTCGCGGGCCGTCTCGCCGTGCCCGTCCTCGTCGACAACGACGCCAACTCCGCCGCCTGGGCCGAGTGGCGCTTCGGCGCCGGCCGCGGCGAGGACCACCTCGTCATGATCACGCTCGGCACCGGCATCGGCGGCGCGATCCTGGAGGACGGCCAGGTCAAGCGCGGCAAGTACGGCGTCGCCGGCGAGTTCGGCCATATGCAGGTCGTTCCCGGCGGGCACCGCTGCCCGTGCGGCAACCGCGGCTGCTGGGAGCAGTACAGCTCCGGCAACGCGCTGGTCCGCGAGGCCAAGGAACTGGCCGCCGCCGACTCCCCGGTGGCGTACGGGATCATCGAGCACGTCAAGGGCCAGATCGGCGACATCACGGGCCCGATGATCACGGAGCTGGCCCGTGAGGGCGACGCGATGTGCATCGAGCTGCTCCAGGACATCGGCCAGTGGCTCGGCGTCGGCATCGCCAACCTCGCCGCCGCCCTCGACCCGTCCTGCTTCGTGATCGGCGGCGGTGTCTCGGCCGCCGACGAGCTGCTGATCGGCCCCGCGCGGGACGCGTTCAAGCGCCAGCTCACCGGCCGCGGCTACCGCCCCGAGGCACGCATAGTCCGAGCCCAGCTCGGCCCCGAGGCCGGCATGGTCGGCGCCGCGGACCTGGCGCGGCTGGTCGCCCGCCGCTTCCGGCGCGCCAACCGACGCCGCGTCGAGCGGTACGAGCGCTACGCGAAGTACACGGAGGCCCGCCGCACCACCCGGGAGTCCCTGTGA
- a CDS encoding Gfo/Idh/MocA family protein gives MRIGVIGTGRIGTIHANTLSRHRDVGSLILTDADGARAQELAHRLGETAAPGVDEIFQWGVDAVVITTATSAHAELIGRAARSGLPVFCEKPIALDLPGTLHAIEEVETAGTVLQMGFQRRFDAGYAGAREAVRSGRLGRLHTVRALTSDQAPPPAAWLPVSGGLYRDTLIHDFDVLRWVTGREVVDVYAAGSDAGPAMFREAGDVDTAAAVLTLDDGTLATATATRLNGAGYDVRMELAGELDQIVVGLDDRTPIASTEPTGPPAADKPWAGFLERFGPAYEAELNAFVEVVRGERANPCDGREALQALRIAEACEVSRRERRPVRLAEVPG, from the coding sequence ATGCGCATCGGGGTCATCGGGACGGGCCGGATCGGCACCATTCACGCCAACACGCTCAGCCGGCATCGCGACGTCGGGTCCCTCATCCTCACGGACGCGGACGGGGCGCGGGCCCAGGAGCTCGCGCACCGGCTGGGTGAGACGGCCGCGCCGGGGGTGGACGAGATCTTCCAGTGGGGCGTGGACGCCGTGGTGATCACCACGGCGACGTCGGCACACGCCGAACTGATCGGTCGGGCAGCACGCTCGGGGCTTCCGGTCTTCTGCGAGAAGCCGATTGCTCTCGACCTGCCCGGCACCCTGCACGCCATCGAGGAGGTGGAGACGGCCGGGACGGTCCTCCAGATGGGCTTCCAGCGCCGCTTCGACGCGGGGTACGCGGGCGCGCGGGAGGCGGTGCGCTCGGGACGGCTCGGGCGGCTGCACACCGTACGGGCGCTCACCTCCGACCAGGCGCCGCCGCCCGCCGCGTGGCTGCCGGTGTCGGGCGGGCTGTACCGGGACACGCTGATCCACGACTTCGACGTGCTGCGCTGGGTGACCGGGCGCGAGGTGGTGGACGTGTACGCGGCCGGGTCCGACGCCGGGCCCGCGATGTTCCGCGAGGCGGGCGACGTCGACACGGCCGCGGCGGTCCTCACCCTCGACGACGGCACGCTGGCCACGGCGACGGCGACCCGGCTGAACGGGGCGGGCTACGACGTCCGCATGGAGCTCGCCGGAGAGCTGGACCAGATCGTGGTCGGCCTGGACGACCGCACCCCGATCGCGTCCACCGAGCCGACGGGCCCACCGGCCGCGGACAAGCCGTGGGCGGGGTTCCTGGAGCGGTTCGGACCGGCCTACGAGGCCGAACTGAACGCGTTCGTCGAGGTGGTACGAGGTGAGCGCGCCAACCCCT